Within Amycolatopsis sp. FDAARGOS 1241, the genomic segment AGCACGGGCACGGCGAGTTCGAAGATCGTGCTGCTGGCCAGGTGGCGCAGGCCGAGGCCGACGATCTTCAACGTGAGCGCGTAGTTGCCCGACGGCTCGTGCTGGCGCACGAACCCTTCTTCAACGAGGGTGACCAGGATGCGGTGTGCCGCGCTCTTGGGCAGGTCCTGCTCCTCGGCGATGCGAGCCAGGGGCAAGCCCTCCGGGTGCCCGACCATGCTCTGCACCACGCCCAGACCGCGCGACAATGCTCCTGCTGCCATCGCTCCCCGTTCTCCGCAGCACCGACGTCCGGCCAGCGTAGCCGAGCGCTGCCGCGGCGGTGCTCAGTGTGTTCTTCGACTGATTGACAAATTATCAGAACGGTGTTCCACTCTTGAAGACCGTTCCATTTGTGGTGCACCTGTGTCGAAGGAGCCCGTGTGCGTCCCGCCGAAACCGTGCTGAGCCAGGGGAGTTTCCTGCACCTGGACACCGGTGAGTTCGCGCTCGCCGCGGCCGATGCCGGGTTCGACGCGCTGGCCGTGTGGCGGCAGGCGCCGGGATACCGCGGCGCCCGCGCGACGGCGAACGCGGCCGCCCAGGCGGGTATTCGCGTCGACACGCTGTGCCGCGGCGGGTTCCTCGACCGGGCTGGGCACGAGGAGACCCTGCGGGCGATCGGCGAAGCCGCCGAGCTGGGTGCGGGTGTGCTCGTCGTGATCGCCGGACCACCGCGGCCGGCTGACCCGCGCGCCGCCGGCGCGGACCTCCACGCCGCGCTCGACCTCGCCTTGCCCGCCGCCGAACGCGCTGGAGTCGTGATCGCGCTGGAGCCGTTCCACCCCGTGCTGGCGGCCGACCGGTCGTGGCTGGTCACCCTCGCGCAAGCCGTCGACGTCGCCGAAGAGTTCGACTCGCCGCACGTCGGGCTCGCCGTCGACAGCTACCACCTGTGGTGGGACCCGCGGCTCGCGGCCGGCCTGCGCCGGGCCGGGCACCGGATCGCCGCCGTGCAGCTCGCCGACTGGGTCGTGCCCGAGCCGGGCCGCCTGCCGCCGCGGGGACTGCCGGGCGAGGGCGCGATCCCGCTCGGGGACTTCGTGAAGCTGACCCGGGAAGCCGGGTACGAGGGCGCGCTCGAGATCGAGGTGCTCGGTGACCGTGTCCGGTCGCTGCCGCCGCTCGAGGCCGCCCGTTCGCTCAAGACCGCTCTCGACCACACCGCTGTCGGGGCAGAGGAAGGAACTCACGCATGAGCAAGGAGATCCCCCGGCAAGGACTGCTGTACGAGGACCTGTCCGTCGGTCTCTCGTTCCGCAGCCCGGGCCGCACGATCACCGACGCCGACGTCCTCGGCTTCGCCGGGCTCACCGGGGACTACTCCGAGGTGCACACGAGCGACGTGTACGCCAAGGCCAGCCAGTTCGGCCGCCGGATCGCCCACGGCATGCTGGGGCTGGCGTACGCGCACGGGCTGATGTGGCCGCGCACGGAGCTGCTGCGCCACACCGCGATCGCGTTCCTGGGCATCAAGGACTGGCGGTTCGTCGCGCCCATCTTCCTCGGCGACACGATCTTCGTGAACTACTCCGTCGCCGAGATGCGCGATTCGAAGTCCAAGCCGGACCAGGCCATCGTGACCTTCGACGTCGAGGTGGTCGACCAGGACGGGCGCCTGTGCCAGCGGGGACAGAAGGTCGAACTGCTGTCCAAGGTGCCGCTGGCCGGCGTCACCGCGAGCGGGCAGGCCGGCTGATGGCCGGGCGGTTCGCCGGCAAGCGCGCGCTGGTCACCGGTGGCGGCCGGGGCATCGGCCAGGCGATCGTCGCGCGGCTCGCGGCCGAAGACGCCGAAGTCGTGGTGGCCGACGTCGACGCGGTGCGAGCCAAGTCCGTGGTGGAGTCCTTGCGGGACAAGGGGTTCACCGCCGAGGTGCGTACCTTGGACGTGGCCGATCCGGCGTCGTTCGACGCGGTCGGCGAGGGGCTGGACGTGGTCGTCGCGAACGCGGGCATCCAGACGTTCGCCCCTGCGAGCGAGCTGACCGTCGCCGATTGGGACCGCGTGCTCGACGTGAACGCACGCGGCACGATGCTCACCCTGCAGCTGGCCGCGCGGTGCCTGCGCGGGGGCGGCGCGGCGGTCACGGTCGCCTCCATCCAGGCGCTGCTGCCCAACGCCTTGTCGGCCGACTACGCGGCTTCCAAGGCCGCCGTGCTGAGCCTGACGAAGTCGTTCGCGGCCGAGCTCGCGCCGCGCGGGATCCGGGTCAACGCGGTGGCGCCGGGGCGGATCGACACACCACTGTCCGACTTCGGCAGCGACCAGGTCGGGCGCATCACCGGCCAGGACGCGGCCGAAGCGCTGGAGCGCCGGCTGTCGACCAACCCGC encodes:
- a CDS encoding sugar phosphate isomerase/epimerase → MRPAETVLSQGSFLHLDTGEFALAAADAGFDALAVWRQAPGYRGARATANAAAQAGIRVDTLCRGGFLDRAGHEETLRAIGEAAELGAGVLVVIAGPPRPADPRAAGADLHAALDLALPAAERAGVVIALEPFHPVLAADRSWLVTLAQAVDVAEEFDSPHVGLAVDSYHLWWDPRLAAGLRRAGHRIAAVQLADWVVPEPGRLPPRGLPGEGAIPLGDFVKLTREAGYEGALEIEVLGDRVRSLPPLEAARSLKTALDHTAVGAEEGTHA
- a CDS encoding MaoC/PaaZ C-terminal domain-containing protein gives rise to the protein MSKEIPRQGLLYEDLSVGLSFRSPGRTITDADVLGFAGLTGDYSEVHTSDVYAKASQFGRRIAHGMLGLAYAHGLMWPRTELLRHTAIAFLGIKDWRFVAPIFLGDTIFVNYSVAEMRDSKSKPDQAIVTFDVEVVDQDGRLCQRGQKVELLSKVPLAGVTASGQAG
- a CDS encoding SDR family NAD(P)-dependent oxidoreductase, with translation MAGRFAGKRALVTGGGRGIGQAIVARLAAEDAEVVVADVDAVRAKSVVESLRDKGFTAEVRTLDVADPASFDAVGEGLDVVVANAGIQTFAPASELTVADWDRVLDVNARGTMLTLQLAARCLRGGGAAVTVASIQALLPNALSADYAASKAAVLSLTKSFAAELAPRGIRVNAVAPGRIDTPLSDFGSDQVGRITGQDAAEALERRLSTNPLGRIGRPEEVAAAVAFLASDDASYITGECVNVCGGDVML